A region from the Fundulus heteroclitus isolate FHET01 unplaced genomic scaffold, MU-UCD_Fhet_4.1 scaffold_68, whole genome shotgun sequence genome encodes:
- the LOC105923641 gene encoding adenylate cyclase type 8 isoform X1 gives MTDNHNMLKNGDCESARQASDITFSANISPAHGLRRKRLLWQSAVRNIIDQHNLYSLRLAGGLERGRHRITVTDAYIADINRQIRNKTSRGNFWQKRRSSAARVHPATQRVSVQTQVAQRLLTDADFFVSYGSTVRGVFIPTMQLIFKSPDLELTYQQFSSAQRRTSLVVTNLIDVFIRLFVSLVASPAGWGGVACDWLTGLSVLLWAGICGLSVARKEVMTSPPWLRYLSVVTWLSQTVQVLVGVFSWGETDYSWYVFFTLFSTYALLTLPLPWSIAAGAITSTLQLLVDVWWHYSNHFLIRRVLSKALLYLAMNTAGVFIHYLSDRTQRQSFLETRRCIEGRVRLERENQRQERLVMSILPRFLVLEMIADMAAVDEYLLPQQFHKIYIHHYKDVSILFADIIGFTSLSLILSAQELVKTLNELFGRFDRLAEEHQCLRIKILGDCYYCVSGVPEPQRGHARCCVEMGLSMISTIRYVRRELQQDVDMRIGVHSGSVLCGVLGLQKWQFDIWSWDVDIANCLEAAGVPGQVHISQATLDCLGGIYQAEQGHGQDRSDFLRKHNIDTYLIRPATRDEAQPPRARRPSYDELTTWSAELPFGDILGMNFILATFTNGSLTQLPNHIAAQRSGSREVNKRICQAMEVRSSERMRKEHITTFTQVFKDSQMEGKYSQMRDELFKSNMVCSFILVILLMAVQVLIPAPRLCLTAAQFLLSGCVYFLLLLLTLGEEFKHCPAPLQALCCWVHETKYARTVLMLTAIAVNSVIASVNILWCDWSESGVTEPLVSLPPSRWSDMNICTHPEFMVLSAVVAMVTCAVFLRLSCMLQMAFLLLTAGLYTYVMETHSSQQLCSRGVCLLLMTMFLVAVLYNSRQLEAMARLDFLWRLQAGKEVEDMKEQREHNECLLLNILPAHVAQHFLERDANNEELYSQSYQRVGVLFASLPGFSDFYEQKELVHQHVECLRLLNHIISDFDELLDECYFQEVEKIKTIGSSYMAASGLSPDRQDCEDGWHHLSELVLFALAMEETLRQINTQTGNSFQLRVGVAHGPVIAGVIGATKPQYDIWGATVNVASRMESTGVNGRIQVPESTSCILVERGFLRQLRGDIYVKGISEHHGKVRTYFVSNRDERSSFAERGGVRAFSMNRNTLGAVVYSLVQARKREKLREENGGFHLVKAS, from the exons ATGACGGACAACCACAACATGTTGAAAAATGGCGACTGTGAGTCAGCGAGGCAAGCCAGCGACATCACCTTCAGCGCCAACATCAGCCCCGCCCACGGTCTGCGGCGCAAACGCCTGCTGTGGCAGAGCGCCGTCAGGAACATCATCGACCAGCACAACCTGTACTCCCTGAGGCTGGCGGGGGGGCTGGAGAGAGGCCGCCACCGCATCACCGTCACCGACGCCTACATCGCCGACATCAACAG GCAGATCCGCAACAAGACGTCTCGGGGGAACTTCTGGCAGAAGCGCCGTTCGTCTGCGGCTCGGGTTCACCCGGCGACGCAGAGGGTTTCTGTGCAGACACAAGTCGCCCAACGCCTACTCACTGACGCAGACTTCTTTGTGTCGTATGGATCCACGGTCCGAGGCGTCTTCATTCCTACGATGCAGCTCATATTCAA ATCTCCTGACCTGGAGCTGACCTACCAGCAGTTCTCCTCGGCTCAGAGAAGAACCTCTCTGGTTGTCACCAACCTTATTGACGTCTTCATCCGGCTGTTCGTCTCCCTGGTGGCCTCGCCGGCAGGCTGGGGGGGCGTGGCCTGTGACTGGCTGACCGGCCTGTCGGTCCTCCTGTGGGCGGGGATCTGTGGGCTGTCCGTGGCGAGGAAGGAGGTGATGACGTCACCACCGTGGCTCAG GTACCTGTCGGTGGTCACCTGGCTGTCCCAGACTGTCCAGGTGTTGGTTGGGGTGTTCAGCTGGGGGGAAACTGATTACTCCTGGTACGTCTTCTTCACTCTGTTCTCCACCTACGCCCTGTTGACTCTGCCCCTCCCCTGGTCAATTGCTGCAGGAGCGATAACCTCCACTCTGCAGCTCCTAGTGGATGTCTGGTGGCACTACAGCAACCACTTCCTCATCAGAAGG GTGCTCTCAAAGGCTTTGCTGTACCTGGCAATGAACACTGCAGGCGTCTTCATCCACTACCTGTCTGACCGGACCCAGCGGCAGAGTTTTCTGGAGACCCGGAGATGTATCGAAGGACGAGTCCGACTGGAGAGGGAGAACCAAAGACAG GAGCGATTGGTCATGTCCATCCTACCACGCTTCCTGGTTCTAGAGATGATTGCAGACATGGCCGCGGTCGATGAATATCTGCTGCCTCAGCAGTTTCACAAAATCTACATCCACCACTACAAGGACGTCAG CATCCTCTTTGCAGACATCATCGGCTTCACGTCTCTCTCTTTGATTCTTTCGGCTCAGGAACTCGTTAAAACTCTCAACGAGCTCTTTGGACGCTTCGACAGGCTGGCGGAG GAGCATCAGTGTCTGCGGATAAAGATCCTGGGCGATTGTTACTACTGTGTCTCTGGCGTCCCAGAGCCCCAGCGAGGACACGCCCGCTGCTGTGTGGAGATGGGCCTCAGCATGATCAGCACCATCCG GTATGTTCGTCGGGAGCTGCAGCAGGACGTGGACATGCGGATCGGTGTCCACTCGGGTTCTGTCCTCTGTGGCGTGCTGGGTCTCCAGAAGTGGCAGTTTGACATCTGGAGCTGGGACGTTGACATCGCCAACTGTCTGGAGGCAGCAGGAGTGCCAGG GCAGGTCCACATTTCACAGGCCACTCTGGACTGTCTGGGTGGGATCTACCAGGCCGAGCAGGGCCACGGCCAGGACCGCAGCGACTTTCTACGCAAACACAACATCGACACATACCTGATCCGCCCGGCCACGCGGGACGAGGCCCAGCCCCCCCGAGCCAGGCGGCCCAGTTACGATGAGCTGACGACGTGGAGCGCCGAGCTGCCGTTTGGAGACATCCTGGGCATGAACTTT ATCCTCGCCACCTTCACCAATGGCTCCCTGACCCAACTGCCCAATCACATCGCAGCTCAGCGCTCAGGTTCACGGGAGGTGAACAAGAGGATCTGTCAGGCCATGGAAGTCCGCAGCAGCGAACGGATGAGGAAAGAGCACATCACCACCTTCACTCAGGTGTTCAAGGACTCCCAGATGGAGGGAAAG TATTCTCAGATGAGAGACGAGCTCTTCAAGTCCAACATGGTCTGCTCCTTCATCCTGGTCATTCTGCTGATGGCCGTCCAGGTGCTGATTCCTGCTCCAAG GTTGTGTCTGACGGCGGCGCAGTTCCTTCTCAGCggctgtgtttacttcctgctcCTGCTGTTGACTCTGGGGGAGGAGTTTAAGCATTGCCCCGCCCCCCTGCAGGCCCTCTGCTGCTGGGTTCACGAAACAAAGTACGCGCGGACAGTCCTCATGCTAACCGCCATCGCCGTCAACTCTGTGATCGCCTCAGTAAACATC CTGTGGTGTGACTGGTCTGAGTCCGGCGTTACTGAACCCCTGGTGTCTCTGCCCCCCTCCAGATGGTCAGACATGAACATCTGCACTCACCCAGAG TTCATGGTGCTGAGCGCGGTGGTTGCAATGGTTACCTGTGCGGTGTTCCTCAGGCTGAGCTGCATGCTGCAGATGGCCTTCCTGCTGCTGACCGCCGGCCTGTACACCTATGTCATGGAGACGCACAG CTCCCAGCAGCTGTGCAGCAGGGGCGTCTGTCTGCTTCTCATGACCATGTTTCTGGTGGCCGTCCTTTACAACAGCAGACAG CTGGAGGCCATGGCGCGGCTGGACTTCCTGTGGCGCCTGCAGGCGGGGAAGGAGGTGGAGGACATGAAGGAGCAGAGGGAGCACAACGAGTGTCTGCTGCTCAACATCCTGCCGGCTCACGTGGCTCAGCACTTCCTGGAGAGAGACGCCAACAACGAG GAGCTCTACTCCCAGTCGTACCAGCGCGTGGGCGTCCTGTttgcctcgctgcccggcttcTCTGACTTCTACGAGCAGAAGGAGCTGGTCCACCAGCACGTCGAGTGTCTGCGCCTCCTCAACCACATCATCAGTGACTTTGATGAG CTGCTGGACGAGTGTTACTTCCAGGAGGTGGAGAAGATCAAGACCATCGGCAGCTCCTACATGGCAGCCTCAGGCCTCTCACCTGACCGGCAG GACTGTGAGGACGGCTGGCATCACCTCAGCGAGCTGGTGCTGTTCGCCCTGGCCATGGAGGAGACGCTGAGGCAGATCAACACGCAGACAGGAAACAGCTTCCAGCTGCGAGTCG GTGTCGCTCACGGCCCGGTGATCGCAGGCGTCATCGGGGCCACCAAGCCTCAGTACGACATCTGGGGCGCCACGGTGAACGTGGCAAGCAGGATGGAGAGCACCGGGGTCAACGGCAGGATCCAG GTCCCAGAATCCACCAGCTGCATCCTGGTGGAGCGAGGCTTCCTACGGCAGCTCAGAGGGGACATTTACGTCAAAGGCATCAGCGAGCATCACGGAAAG GTGCGGACGTATTTCGTGAGCAACCGTGATGAGCGGTCGAGCTTCGCGGAGCGCGGCGGCGTGCGGGCCTTCAGCATGAACAGGAACACGCTGGGCGCCGTGGTCTACAGCCTGGTGCAGGCCCGCAAGAGGGAGAAGCTGAGGGAGGAGAACGGGGGCTTCCACCTG GTCAAGGCCTCCTGA
- the LOC105923641 gene encoding adenylate cyclase type 8 isoform X2 has product MTDNHNMLKNGDCESARQASDITFSANISPAHGLRRKRLLWQSAVRNIIDQHNLYSLRLAGGLERGRHRITVTDAYIADINRQIRNKTSRGNFWQKRRSSAARVHPATQRVSVQTQVAQRLLTDADFFVSYGSTVRGVFIPTMQLIFKSPDLELTYQQFSSAQRRTSLVVTNLIDVFIRLFVSLVASPAGWGGVACDWLTGLSVLLWAGICGLSVARKEVMTSPPWLRYLSVVTWLSQTVQVLVGVFSWGETDYSWYVFFTLFSTYALLTLPLPWSIAAGAITSTLQLLVDVWWHYSNHFLIRRVLSKALLYLAMNTAGVFIHYLSDRTQRQSFLETRRCIEGRVRLERENQRQERLVMSILPRFLVLEMIADMAAVDEYLLPQQFHKIYIHHYKDVSILFADIIGFTSLSLILSAQELVKTLNELFGRFDRLAEEHQCLRIKILGDCYYCVSGVPEPQRGHARCCVEMGLSMISTIRYVRRELQQDVDMRIGVHSGSVLCGVLGLQKWQFDIWSWDVDIANCLEAAGVPGQVHISQATLDCLGGIYQAEQGHGQDRSDFLRKHNIDTYLIRPATRDEAQPPRARRPSYDELTTWSAELPFGDILGMNFILATFTNGSLTQLPNHIAAQRSGSREVNKRICQAMEVRSSERMRKEHITTFTQVFKDSQMEGKYSQMRDELFKSNMVCSFILVILLMAVQVLIPAPRLCLTAAQFLLSGCVYFLLLLLTLGEEFKHCPAPLQALCCWVHETKYARTVLMLTAIAVNSVIASVNILWCDWSESGVTEPLVSLPPSRWSDMNICTHPEAELHAADGLPAADRRPVHLCHGDAQLEAMARLDFLWRLQAGKEVEDMKEQREHNECLLLNILPAHVAQHFLERDANNEELYSQSYQRVGVLFASLPGFSDFYEQKELVHQHVECLRLLNHIISDFDELLDECYFQEVEKIKTIGSSYMAASGLSPDRQDCEDGWHHLSELVLFALAMEETLRQINTQTGNSFQLRVGVAHGPVIAGVIGATKPQYDIWGATVNVASRMESTGVNGRIQVPESTSCILVERGFLRQLRGDIYVKGISEHHGKVRTYFVSNRDERSSFAERGGVRAFSMNRNTLGAVVYSLVQARKREKLREENGGFHLVKAS; this is encoded by the exons ATGACGGACAACCACAACATGTTGAAAAATGGCGACTGTGAGTCAGCGAGGCAAGCCAGCGACATCACCTTCAGCGCCAACATCAGCCCCGCCCACGGTCTGCGGCGCAAACGCCTGCTGTGGCAGAGCGCCGTCAGGAACATCATCGACCAGCACAACCTGTACTCCCTGAGGCTGGCGGGGGGGCTGGAGAGAGGCCGCCACCGCATCACCGTCACCGACGCCTACATCGCCGACATCAACAG GCAGATCCGCAACAAGACGTCTCGGGGGAACTTCTGGCAGAAGCGCCGTTCGTCTGCGGCTCGGGTTCACCCGGCGACGCAGAGGGTTTCTGTGCAGACACAAGTCGCCCAACGCCTACTCACTGACGCAGACTTCTTTGTGTCGTATGGATCCACGGTCCGAGGCGTCTTCATTCCTACGATGCAGCTCATATTCAA ATCTCCTGACCTGGAGCTGACCTACCAGCAGTTCTCCTCGGCTCAGAGAAGAACCTCTCTGGTTGTCACCAACCTTATTGACGTCTTCATCCGGCTGTTCGTCTCCCTGGTGGCCTCGCCGGCAGGCTGGGGGGGCGTGGCCTGTGACTGGCTGACCGGCCTGTCGGTCCTCCTGTGGGCGGGGATCTGTGGGCTGTCCGTGGCGAGGAAGGAGGTGATGACGTCACCACCGTGGCTCAG GTACCTGTCGGTGGTCACCTGGCTGTCCCAGACTGTCCAGGTGTTGGTTGGGGTGTTCAGCTGGGGGGAAACTGATTACTCCTGGTACGTCTTCTTCACTCTGTTCTCCACCTACGCCCTGTTGACTCTGCCCCTCCCCTGGTCAATTGCTGCAGGAGCGATAACCTCCACTCTGCAGCTCCTAGTGGATGTCTGGTGGCACTACAGCAACCACTTCCTCATCAGAAGG GTGCTCTCAAAGGCTTTGCTGTACCTGGCAATGAACACTGCAGGCGTCTTCATCCACTACCTGTCTGACCGGACCCAGCGGCAGAGTTTTCTGGAGACCCGGAGATGTATCGAAGGACGAGTCCGACTGGAGAGGGAGAACCAAAGACAG GAGCGATTGGTCATGTCCATCCTACCACGCTTCCTGGTTCTAGAGATGATTGCAGACATGGCCGCGGTCGATGAATATCTGCTGCCTCAGCAGTTTCACAAAATCTACATCCACCACTACAAGGACGTCAG CATCCTCTTTGCAGACATCATCGGCTTCACGTCTCTCTCTTTGATTCTTTCGGCTCAGGAACTCGTTAAAACTCTCAACGAGCTCTTTGGACGCTTCGACAGGCTGGCGGAG GAGCATCAGTGTCTGCGGATAAAGATCCTGGGCGATTGTTACTACTGTGTCTCTGGCGTCCCAGAGCCCCAGCGAGGACACGCCCGCTGCTGTGTGGAGATGGGCCTCAGCATGATCAGCACCATCCG GTATGTTCGTCGGGAGCTGCAGCAGGACGTGGACATGCGGATCGGTGTCCACTCGGGTTCTGTCCTCTGTGGCGTGCTGGGTCTCCAGAAGTGGCAGTTTGACATCTGGAGCTGGGACGTTGACATCGCCAACTGTCTGGAGGCAGCAGGAGTGCCAGG GCAGGTCCACATTTCACAGGCCACTCTGGACTGTCTGGGTGGGATCTACCAGGCCGAGCAGGGCCACGGCCAGGACCGCAGCGACTTTCTACGCAAACACAACATCGACACATACCTGATCCGCCCGGCCACGCGGGACGAGGCCCAGCCCCCCCGAGCCAGGCGGCCCAGTTACGATGAGCTGACGACGTGGAGCGCCGAGCTGCCGTTTGGAGACATCCTGGGCATGAACTTT ATCCTCGCCACCTTCACCAATGGCTCCCTGACCCAACTGCCCAATCACATCGCAGCTCAGCGCTCAGGTTCACGGGAGGTGAACAAGAGGATCTGTCAGGCCATGGAAGTCCGCAGCAGCGAACGGATGAGGAAAGAGCACATCACCACCTTCACTCAGGTGTTCAAGGACTCCCAGATGGAGGGAAAG TATTCTCAGATGAGAGACGAGCTCTTCAAGTCCAACATGGTCTGCTCCTTCATCCTGGTCATTCTGCTGATGGCCGTCCAGGTGCTGATTCCTGCTCCAAG GTTGTGTCTGACGGCGGCGCAGTTCCTTCTCAGCggctgtgtttacttcctgctcCTGCTGTTGACTCTGGGGGAGGAGTTTAAGCATTGCCCCGCCCCCCTGCAGGCCCTCTGCTGCTGGGTTCACGAAACAAAGTACGCGCGGACAGTCCTCATGCTAACCGCCATCGCCGTCAACTCTGTGATCGCCTCAGTAAACATC CTGTGGTGTGACTGGTCTGAGTCCGGCGTTACTGAACCCCTGGTGTCTCTGCCCCCCTCCAGATGGTCAGACATGAACATCTGCACTCACCCAGAG GCTGAGCTGCATGCTGCAGATGGCCTTCCTGCTGCTGACCGCCGGCCTGTACACCTATGTCATGGAGACGCACAG CTGGAGGCCATGGCGCGGCTGGACTTCCTGTGGCGCCTGCAGGCGGGGAAGGAGGTGGAGGACATGAAGGAGCAGAGGGAGCACAACGAGTGTCTGCTGCTCAACATCCTGCCGGCTCACGTGGCTCAGCACTTCCTGGAGAGAGACGCCAACAACGAG GAGCTCTACTCCCAGTCGTACCAGCGCGTGGGCGTCCTGTttgcctcgctgcccggcttcTCTGACTTCTACGAGCAGAAGGAGCTGGTCCACCAGCACGTCGAGTGTCTGCGCCTCCTCAACCACATCATCAGTGACTTTGATGAG CTGCTGGACGAGTGTTACTTCCAGGAGGTGGAGAAGATCAAGACCATCGGCAGCTCCTACATGGCAGCCTCAGGCCTCTCACCTGACCGGCAG GACTGTGAGGACGGCTGGCATCACCTCAGCGAGCTGGTGCTGTTCGCCCTGGCCATGGAGGAGACGCTGAGGCAGATCAACACGCAGACAGGAAACAGCTTCCAGCTGCGAGTCG GTGTCGCTCACGGCCCGGTGATCGCAGGCGTCATCGGGGCCACCAAGCCTCAGTACGACATCTGGGGCGCCACGGTGAACGTGGCAAGCAGGATGGAGAGCACCGGGGTCAACGGCAGGATCCAG GTCCCAGAATCCACCAGCTGCATCCTGGTGGAGCGAGGCTTCCTACGGCAGCTCAGAGGGGACATTTACGTCAAAGGCATCAGCGAGCATCACGGAAAG GTGCGGACGTATTTCGTGAGCAACCGTGATGAGCGGTCGAGCTTCGCGGAGCGCGGCGGCGTGCGGGCCTTCAGCATGAACAGGAACACGCTGGGCGCCGTGGTCTACAGCCTGGTGCAGGCCCGCAAGAGGGAGAAGCTGAGGGAGGAGAACGGGGGCTTCCACCTGGTCAAGGCCTCCTGA